A window of Chlorocebus sabaeus isolate Y175 chromosome 14, mChlSab1.0.hap1, whole genome shotgun sequence contains these coding sequences:
- the MCFD2 gene encoding multiple coagulation factor deficiency protein 2 isoform X1 has protein sequence MEHLEGVINKPEAEMSPQELQLHYFKMHDYDGNNLLDGLELSTAITHVHKEEGSEQAPLMSEDELINIIDGVLRDDDKNNDGYIDYAEFAKSLQ, from the exons ATGGAGCATCTAGAAGGTGTCATCAACAAACCAGAGGCGGAGATGTCACCACAAGAACTGCAGCTCCATTACTTCAAAATGCATGATTATGATGGCAATAATTTGCTTGATGGCTTAGAACTCTCCACAGCCATCACTCATGTCCATAAGGag GAAGGGAGTGAACAGGCACCACTAATGAGCGAAGATGAACTGATTAACATAATAGATGGTGTTTTGAGAGATGATGACAAGAACAATGATGGATATATTGACTATGCTGAATTTGCAAAATCACTGCAATAG
- the MCFD2 gene encoding multiple coagulation factor deficiency protein 2 isoform X2, with protein MTMRSLLRTPFLCGLLWAFCAPGARAEEPAASFSQPGSMGLDKNTVHDQEHIMEHLEGVINKPEAEMSPQELQLHYFKMHDYDGNNLLDGLELSTAITHVHKEEGSEQAPLMSEDELINIIDGVLRDDDKNNDGYIDYAEFAKSLQ; from the exons ATGACAATGAGATCCCTGCTCAGAACCCCCTTCCTGTGTGGCCTGCTCTGGGCCTTTTGTGCCCCAGGCGCCAGGGCTGAGGAGCCTGCAGCCAGCTTCTCCCAACCCGGCAGCATGGGCCTGGATAAGAACACAGTGCACGACCAAGA GCATATCATGGAGCATCTAGAAGGTGTCATCAACAAACCAGAGGCGGAGATGTCACCACAAGAACTGCAGCTCCATTACTTCAAAATGCATGATTATGATGGCAATAATTTGCTTGATGGCTTAGAACTCTCCACAGCCATCACTCATGTCCATAAGGag GAAGGGAGTGAACAGGCACCACTAATGAGCGAAGATGAACTGATTAACATAATAGATGGTGTTTTGAGAGATGATGACAAGAACAATGATGGATATATTGACTATGCTGAATTTGCAAAATCACTGCAATAG